From a single Ruegeria sp. HKCCD4315 genomic region:
- a CDS encoding type I secretion system permease/ATPase, with translation MNSHSSVHPQLAGARRALRGNLIATGVFSGAVNLLMLTGPIFMLQIYDRVMSSQSVNTLVALSTLVAGLYLFMALIDGARTRVLVAMGHRFEQRLSKTAFNCSLAEPSLHRTSGNPAAAIQDVEKIRGFLSGQGAGALFDLPWIPVYLGLVFAMHFWLGLVGVIGAIALLVIAVVTDIKVRAAACVQAQHAGKRSRLAEASRRNSEMVRAMGMQANLGKSWQDINDLHLGASAKAANTVGVSGSFTKVFRLALQSGVLAVAAYLAIHGQISAGSIVAASVIMSRGLQPIETLVGSWRSLVAARQAWAQLKDTLSSEKDDARISLPSAEKSLTVNGLIAAPPMVTSAVLKGVGFDMKAGEALAVIGSTGSGKSTLARTLVGAWSAAKGSISLDGVPIDQYLPEELGPQIGFLPQDVELFDGTIAQNIARFDPEAKDEMVVAAAKAAGVHELIASFKDGYATAVGERGAALSGGQRQRIALARALYGNPFLVVLDEPNSNLDAQGEAALNHAIRAAKARGAIVIVIAHRASVLGSVDKVLIMDDGRASDFGPSAEVMERLRQRNQAAAAQARPAEQQPAQVAKSQTQPTQHTTNETPVAAAS, from the coding sequence ATGAATTCGCATTCGTCCGTTCACCCGCAACTCGCAGGCGCTCGCCGCGCTTTGCGAGGAAATCTGATTGCCACCGGCGTGTTCAGCGGTGCCGTTAACCTGCTGATGCTGACCGGCCCGATTTTCATGCTGCAGATCTATGACCGCGTGATGTCCAGCCAGAGCGTGAATACGCTCGTGGCCCTCAGCACGCTTGTCGCCGGTCTGTACCTTTTCATGGCCCTGATTGACGGCGCGCGCACCCGCGTACTTGTCGCCATGGGTCATCGTTTCGAACAAAGGCTGTCAAAAACAGCATTCAACTGTTCGCTGGCTGAACCTTCGCTTCATCGCACATCCGGAAATCCTGCTGCCGCCATTCAGGATGTCGAAAAAATCCGTGGCTTCCTGTCTGGTCAGGGTGCTGGGGCGCTGTTTGATTTGCCCTGGATCCCGGTCTACCTGGGTCTGGTTTTTGCGATGCACTTCTGGCTCGGCCTGGTTGGCGTTATTGGCGCTATCGCCTTGCTGGTGATCGCCGTCGTGACCGACATCAAGGTGCGGGCTGCGGCCTGTGTTCAGGCGCAACATGCTGGCAAACGCAGCCGTTTGGCCGAAGCAAGCCGCCGCAATTCCGAGATGGTTCGCGCCATGGGAATGCAGGCCAATCTTGGTAAGTCATGGCAGGACATTAATGACCTTCATCTGGGCGCAAGTGCCAAGGCCGCCAACACGGTTGGTGTCTCGGGCAGTTTCACCAAGGTGTTCCGTCTGGCCCTTCAGTCCGGTGTTCTTGCTGTTGCGGCCTATTTGGCCATCCACGGGCAAATCTCGGCAGGTTCGATTGTTGCAGCTTCTGTCATCATGTCTCGTGGCTTGCAGCCGATTGAAACGCTTGTCGGAAGCTGGCGCAGTCTGGTGGCCGCGCGTCAGGCCTGGGCACAGTTGAAGGACACTCTGTCCAGCGAAAAAGACGATGCCAGAATTTCGCTGCCCAGCGCCGAGAAATCTCTGACCGTGAATGGTCTGATTGCCGCGCCGCCTATGGTGACATCGGCTGTTCTCAAAGGCGTCGGTTTCGACATGAAGGCCGGAGAAGCACTTGCTGTGATCGGTTCGACCGGCAGTGGTAAATCGACCCTGGCCCGCACATTGGTTGGCGCGTGGTCTGCAGCGAAAGGGAGCATCAGCCTCGACGGCGTGCCGATTGATCAGTACCTGCCCGAAGAGCTCGGCCCGCAGATCGGCTTTCTGCCGCAAGATGTTGAGCTGTTTGACGGCACGATTGCCCAGAACATCGCGCGCTTCGATCCGGAAGCAAAAGATGAGATGGTCGTCGCCGCCGCGAAAGCCGCCGGTGTGCACGAACTGATCGCAAGCTTTAAAGACGGCTACGCAACAGCGGTAGGTGAGCGTGGTGCCGCCCTGTCCGGTGGTCAGCGTCAGCGCATTGCACTGGCCCGCGCACTTTATGGCAATCCGTTCCTGGTGGTTCTGGATGAACCCAATTCAAACCTGGATGCCCAGGGCGAAGCTGCCCTGAATCATGCGATCCGGGCTGCCAAAGCGCGCGGTGCGATTGTGATCGTCATCGCACATCGGGCCAGCGTGCTCGGGTCTGTCGACAAAGTCCTGATTATGGACGACGGCCGCGCCAGTGATTTTGGCCCCAGCGCCGAAGTGATGGAGCGTCTGCGTCAACGCAATCAGGCCGCTGCCGCACAGGCCCGTCCTGCCGAGCAGCAACCGGCTCAGGTGGCAAAAAGCCAGACTCAACCGACACAACACACAACTAACGAAACCCCTGTCGCTGCTGCGAGCTAA
- a CDS encoding calcium-binding protein, with product MKHANKTNHQPFTKGVVKTDDIIEEQSEELLSVKTSGEPLESSGQVSLAGPEASALPKVVADSSDDVLPPRMVNEIDTEIGMTPDQMHFHGYDHEYWSLNWQEYPHNWSRIDVTEKVIAGGVKWLGENETNFTNNIWHHFDHKKGGKKDIVYRVEAGVIGNDKDNVIYGADTHRNGAYKHDDKIFGMGGDDTIYGRAGNDILSGGSGNDYIDGGDDDDTIYGGTGNDILLGGTGVDTLYGGADNDWLYSGNRDGQAGHDQLWGGSGFDTFVLGDANAPTNDGKDFTDYMADGLWTGMGAAAGAILPGPMGGLVSMFFGLGEALSNMGGQAGGEFQDGNATHVRDFDPTQDTIIVPLTEHNFDDITFKHEGLPKEQAFRIYDESTDTPKLIAVIYWDQLKSSFPSSLNWDDLSIRQAWAKQVVETALFIDKDGVDMQSGQSFDLPNGSLDGLGSGKFLMLGAYGGTEIYGKANADYLFGTDYGDILMGYNRFGQDGEESKAGDDSFWGFGGDDLFIAGSGFNHIYGGGGDDTIAYLDASSGVTVDMRKEDGKSYFEVNGVEYDGKTSDKWRDYVYEVENVIGSQFDDHLIGDSGDNVLNGMDGNDILDGGEGNDTLVSGKGKDTLTGGQGKDTFVLNGGENTITDFDANEGDRIEIDMDAYGMSGWFDLDHRIENGQIVLFSKTTGEDIVRYDDDGNGFDPSYVDLRSLQGNEIVYEPAFGSNTLAWFEKYGNRIDVQVDDTVPNVDGTYSWDYMVGDDGSGMVTLNGGGGDDYIIGGAHNQAANLNGGDGDDIIMIRKGALIANADGGAGDDVIILDADQSTKAGLVSLTGGEGSDTFVFTGPGSPNATPRIRDFEADDAIVFDLEGLGLSSLDQLQFNFSNGNCHISANGQGIVTVQNVHSEYDIMQQVNELTVQQSQDWGL from the coding sequence ATGAAACATGCAAACAAAACCAACCACCAGCCTTTTACGAAGGGTGTGGTCAAAACAGATGATATCATCGAAGAACAAAGCGAGGAGCTTCTCTCGGTGAAGACGAGCGGTGAACCGCTGGAGTCTTCCGGGCAGGTTTCGCTTGCTGGCCCCGAGGCATCAGCCTTGCCCAAGGTCGTGGCGGACTCGTCCGATGACGTTCTGCCGCCGCGCATGGTCAATGAAATTGATACCGAGATTGGGATGACGCCCGATCAGATGCACTTCCACGGCTATGATCATGAGTATTGGTCCTTGAATTGGCAAGAATATCCCCACAACTGGAGCCGGATCGACGTGACCGAAAAGGTCATCGCCGGCGGCGTTAAATGGTTGGGTGAGAACGAGACGAACTTCACCAATAACATCTGGCACCACTTCGACCACAAGAAAGGCGGCAAAAAAGACATCGTCTATCGGGTCGAAGCCGGGGTGATCGGGAATGACAAAGACAATGTGATCTACGGCGCGGACACGCATCGCAACGGCGCATACAAGCACGACGACAAAATCTTTGGCATGGGTGGAGATGACACGATCTATGGCCGCGCTGGAAACGACATATTGAGCGGTGGGTCAGGTAATGACTATATCGATGGCGGTGATGATGACGACACAATCTATGGCGGCACCGGCAACGACATTCTGTTGGGTGGAACCGGCGTAGATACGCTGTATGGTGGTGCCGATAATGACTGGCTGTATTCCGGCAATAGGGATGGCCAGGCCGGTCATGACCAGTTGTGGGGCGGCTCCGGCTTCGACACCTTCGTGCTTGGCGATGCCAATGCCCCTACAAACGACGGCAAAGACTTTACGGATTACATGGCCGACGGATTGTGGACAGGCATGGGTGCGGCCGCTGGTGCCATCTTGCCCGGACCGATGGGCGGCTTGGTGAGTATGTTCTTCGGATTGGGAGAAGCGCTTTCAAATATGGGCGGTCAAGCCGGTGGCGAGTTCCAAGATGGCAATGCCACGCATGTGCGTGATTTCGATCCGACACAGGATACGATCATCGTTCCATTGACCGAGCACAACTTCGACGACATCACCTTCAAGCATGAAGGTCTGCCAAAGGAGCAGGCGTTCCGGATCTACGATGAATCGACAGACACACCCAAGCTGATCGCTGTCATCTACTGGGACCAACTGAAAAGCTCTTTCCCTTCAAGCTTGAACTGGGATGATCTCTCCATCCGTCAGGCTTGGGCAAAGCAGGTCGTCGAAACCGCGCTTTTCATCGACAAAGACGGTGTCGACATGCAGTCGGGCCAGTCGTTTGATTTGCCAAACGGGTCGCTTGACGGTTTGGGCAGCGGTAAGTTCCTGATGCTGGGCGCTTATGGCGGAACCGAGATCTATGGGAAAGCCAACGCTGACTACCTCTTTGGTACGGATTACGGCGACATCCTGATGGGATACAACCGGTTCGGCCAAGACGGTGAGGAAAGCAAAGCCGGCGATGACAGCTTTTGGGGCTTTGGCGGTGACGACCTTTTCATCGCCGGATCCGGCTTTAACCACATATACGGCGGCGGCGGCGACGATACTATCGCGTATCTGGATGCCAGCAGCGGTGTCACCGTGGACATGCGCAAAGAAGACGGCAAAAGCTACTTTGAGGTGAACGGTGTCGAATATGACGGTAAAACAAGCGACAAGTGGCGCGACTATGTCTACGAGGTGGAAAACGTCATTGGCAGCCAGTTCGATGACCATCTGATCGGCGATAGCGGCGACAACGTCCTGAACGGGATGGATGGAAACGACATCCTGGATGGCGGAGAAGGCAACGACACTTTGGTTTCGGGCAAGGGTAAAGACACTTTGACCGGCGGCCAGGGTAAAGACACCTTCGTTCTGAACGGTGGCGAAAACACGATCACCGATTTCGACGCCAACGAAGGCGACCGTATCGAGATCGACATGGATGCCTATGGGATGAGCGGCTGGTTCGATCTGGATCACCGCATCGAAAACGGTCAGATCGTGCTGTTCAGCAAAACGACCGGTGAAGACATCGTGCGTTATGACGATGACGGGAACGGATTTGATCCGTCCTACGTCGATTTGCGCAGCCTTCAGGGCAATGAAATTGTCTACGAACCTGCGTTTGGTTCGAACACGCTTGCGTGGTTCGAGAAATATGGCAACCGGATCGATGTCCAAGTTGATGACACTGTTCCAAACGTCGATGGGACCTATAGCTGGGACTATATGGTCGGTGACGACGGCAGCGGTATGGTGACCCTGAATGGTGGGGGCGGTGACGACTATATCATTGGCGGAGCACATAATCAGGCTGCTAACCTGAACGGCGGCGATGGCGACGACATCATCATGATCCGCAAGGGTGCATTGATTGCCAACGCCGATGGCGGTGCTGGTGATGACGTGATCATCCTGGACGCCGACCAGTCAACGAAAGCCGGTCTGGTGAGTCTGACAGGTGGCGAAGGCAGCGATACCTTTGTATTCACCGGCCCGGGTTCGCCAAATGCCACGCCTCGCATCAGAGACTTTGAAGCGGACGACGCGATCGTCTTTGATCTGGAAGGCTTGGGTTTGTCTTCGCTGGATCAGTTGCAGTTCAACTTCTCAAACGGCAACTGCCATATCAGTGCCAATGGCCAAGGGATTGTCACTGTCCAAAATGTGCACAGCGAATATGACATCATGCAGCAGGTCAACGAGCTGACCGTACAGCAATCGCAGGACTGGGGTCTCTGA
- a CDS encoding HlyD family type I secretion periplasmic adaptor subunit, translating into MNTDTKPNTQTEAFVDRSWKSIGFGLAAIAALAIGFGGWAATARMSGAVVTGGNVVVSSDLRAVQHPDGGIVGGIHVSNGDRVAAGDVVLTLDDKLLLGSQVLVDDRLIAVEAQLSRLISERDGLNEIELSEELAVRTDDPKVQRALETQRAVMDARRLSREVEVAAFEERITQTEQEIAGLEAQYEASLEEIDLIDSELEGLTQLFEKGLTPANRITSLKRQRSGLLGNSGGLTSRIAVARGRISETRINILQLEKTFREQVMHEISALEVELDGLKERRAAAELQLARVEIRAPADGVIHELGVHTVGGVVAPGETLMQIVPENDGLVVTASVMPQDINNVSVGQAATVVISAFDQHIAPRFDGNVQFVSADLKTDPVTGMSFYEARVALDEGAVETLSDLQLSLLPGMPAEVYIETGERTLFQYLVDPLSKQIRTTFREV; encoded by the coding sequence ATGAATACCGATACAAAACCCAACACCCAAACCGAAGCTTTCGTTGACCGGTCGTGGAAGTCCATCGGCTTTGGCCTTGCCGCAATTGCGGCACTGGCGATCGGCTTTGGCGGCTGGGCCGCAACAGCCCGCATGTCTGGCGCAGTGGTGACCGGCGGAAACGTCGTAGTCTCCTCGGACCTGCGAGCCGTTCAACATCCCGATGGCGGCATTGTTGGTGGAATCCATGTCAGCAACGGAGATCGGGTCGCCGCCGGTGATGTCGTTCTGACGCTCGACGACAAGCTCTTGTTAGGCAGTCAGGTGCTCGTCGATGACCGTCTGATCGCGGTTGAAGCCCAGTTGTCGCGTCTGATTTCCGAACGCGACGGTTTGAACGAGATCGAACTGTCTGAAGAACTCGCCGTGCGTACGGATGATCCGAAAGTACAGCGCGCTCTGGAGACCCAGCGTGCCGTCATGGACGCCCGCCGTCTGTCCCGGGAGGTTGAAGTTGCAGCATTCGAAGAACGGATCACCCAGACAGAACAGGAAATCGCGGGTCTTGAGGCACAATATGAGGCCTCCCTTGAAGAGATCGACCTGATTGATAGCGAACTAGAGGGGCTGACCCAACTCTTTGAGAAGGGCCTGACACCAGCGAACCGGATTACATCGCTGAAACGCCAACGCAGTGGTTTGTTGGGAAACAGCGGTGGGTTGACCTCAAGGATTGCAGTTGCGCGTGGGCGTATCAGCGAAACCAGGATCAACATTCTTCAGCTGGAAAAAACCTTTCGCGAGCAGGTGATGCACGAGATTTCTGCGCTCGAGGTTGAGCTTGATGGTCTGAAGGAACGCCGGGCCGCCGCCGAACTGCAACTGGCGCGCGTTGAAATCCGGGCACCGGCAGATGGTGTCATCCATGAACTGGGTGTGCATACCGTAGGGGGCGTTGTTGCGCCGGGCGAGACCCTGATGCAGATCGTGCCGGAAAACGACGGGCTCGTGGTCACGGCAAGTGTCATGCCGCAGGATATCAACAATGTTTCGGTTGGTCAGGCCGCTACGGTCGTGATCTCAGCGTTCGACCAACACATCGCCCCGAGGTTTGATGGCAATGTCCAGTTTGTCTCGGCCGATCTGAAAACGGATCCAGTGACTGGAATGTCATTCTACGAAGCACGTGTGGCCTTGGACGAAGGCGCGGTGGAAACTCTGTCTGATCTTCAGCTGAGTTTGCTGCCCGGCATGCCCGCAGAAGTGTATATCGAGACTGGCGAGCGGACACTGTTCCAGTACCTTGTCGATCCGCTCAGCAAACAGATCCGGACAACTTTCCGGGAGGTTTGA